From the genome of Fusobacteriaceae bacterium, one region includes:
- a CDS encoding helix-turn-helix domain-containing protein, translated as MENELKTNAVRLSQEQQYELRKSIIRLSKSGKKNPEIAEILDVSLRHVQSVKKQYDAGGIA; from the coding sequence ATGGAAAATGAACTTAAGACTAACGCGGTTCGACTGAGCCAAGAACAGCAATACGAGCTTCGCAAGAGCATAATCCGCTTATCGAAATCAGGGAAGAAAAATCCAGAAATAGCGGAAATCTTAGATGTCAGCTTGCGGCACGTCCAAAGTGTCAAGAAACAATACGACGCTGGCGGTATTGCG